In Silene latifolia isolate original U9 population chromosome X, ASM4854445v1, whole genome shotgun sequence, the following proteins share a genomic window:
- the LOC141619356 gene encoding uncharacterized protein LOC141619356 translates to MSSISKSKSKDKKAVKEQKTPSKSAVVVNGGSGLPASAYNPLLGTFHALDTSSISAAQVLHGNGRFRDIDDSEDHTTLGSGGEYDTASNNDTRSMESEEQNKDKSNKQEVIPGVDNDKREKIRQKNERKHQRQKEKRAQELHERCSGYLMSRKLEALAQQLVAMGFSQERSTMALILNEGRVEEAVAWLFEGGEDSDKHKDQNLETGSNLKIDISEEIARIAEMEIKYKCSKQEVERAIVTCEGDLEKSEETLRSQKQDQPAISPKSEDNGDPPAFSNGKIPVAASQSNVRLLQPKLNSISLLPQRRDDKDFNYTKAAVTVGLAPKLVPKAAVQPVTRVQPKLEWARPQQMVTPAEKRWPVGGGSSPSVSYSPAPPPQVSSPPLKVENRYVAVGDEYKNLQPGMVREPVVMMQRAQFVNTKPAPVNSISSSPSGGGVNWYPHSSESMKPNGLLPRSPSPNNVTSNQYYPTQYQQQHQSFIPGSNPMDNLGPNRVNGSFSRVGPPTSLAAATSLGLFSGLGSACSSGSTSPVDWNASSDMPSCDYTSIDWSLDKSFLHSKPNGLWVGMGGPYSRSNGHMYDSGAATMGVNSAMRPSTNVNGVPITGLQDGGAATADPTAASSREWTSPFEGKDLFSLPRQFVFSPSL, encoded by the coding sequence ATGTCTTCAATTTCTAAATCCAAATCCAAGGACAAAAAAGCAGTAAAGGAGCAAAAGACACCTTCAAAGTCCGCAGTTGTTGTAAATGGAGGTAGTGGACTTCCAGCTAGTGCTTATAATCCGCTGCTGGGGACATTTCATGCCCTCGATACATCATCTATATCCGCAGCTCAAGTTCTTCATGGGAATGGCCGTTTCCGTGATATAGATGATTCAGAGGACCATACTACTCTTGGTAGCGGTGGTGAATATGACACTGCCTCGAACAATGACACTCGGTCTATGGAATCGGAAGAGCAAAATAAAGACAAATCAAATAAGCAGGAGGTGATCCCAGGGGTTGACAATGACAAGCGAGAAAAGATACGTCAGAAGAATGAAAGAAAGCATCAACGTCAAAAGGAAAAGCGGGCGCAAGAACTGCATGAGCGTTGTAGTGGATATCTTATGTCCAGAAAGTTGGAAGCTCTTGCTCAGCAGCTTGTGGCCATGGGTTTTTCACAAGAACGATCGACAATGGCTCTTATACTAAATGAAGGTCGAGTAGAAGAAGCAGTAGCATGGCTCTTTGAAGGAGGCGAAGATTCCGACAAACACAAAGATCAGAATCTTGAAACAGGGAGCAACTTAAAGATCGATATTTCTGAAGAGATTGCTCGAATTGCTGAAatggaaataaagtacaaatgttCAAAACAAGAGGTAGAAAGAGCTATTGTCACCTGTGAAGGTGATTTAGAGAAGTCTGAAGAAACCCTACGATCCCAAAAACAGGATCAACCGGCAATTTCGCCAAAGTCGGAAGACAATGGTGATCCCCCAGCTTTTAGTAATGGTAAGATTCCGGTAGCTGCTAGTCAAAGTAATGTGAGGCTATTGCAACCGAAGCTCAATTCAATATCCTTATTACCCCAGAGAAGGGATGATAAAGATTTTAATTACACCAAGGCTGCAGTTACAGTTGGGCTGGCCCCAAAACTAGTCCCTAAAGCTGCTGTCCAACCAGTAACAAGAGTTCAGCCCAAACTAGAGTGGGCCAGGCCCCAGCAAATGGTTACACCGGCAGAAAAGAGATGGCCGGTCGGAGGAGGTTCTAGTCCTTCAGTTTCATATTCCCCAGCTCCGCCTCCACAGGTTTCATCCCCACCATTAAAGGTTGAAAATCGGTATGTCGCTGTTGGCGATGAGTATAAGAACCTTCAACCTGGAATGGTTAGGGAGCCTGTAGTAATGATGCAGCGGGCCCAGTTTGTAAATACCAAACCCGCCCCTGTGAATAGCATCAGTTCCTCACCTTCAGGTGGTGGTGTTAACTGGTATCCCCATAGTTCCGAGTCGATGAAGCCTAATGGGTTATTGCCTAGAAGCCCTAGTCCGAACAATGTAACCTCAAACCAGTACTACCCCACACAATACCAGCAGCAACATCAGTCGTTTATACCGGGTAGTAACCCGATGGATAACTTGGGGCCCAACCGGGTGAATGGGTCATTTTCAAGAGTGGGTCCACCCACAAGCCTTGCTGCAGCTACCTCCCTTGGGCTTTTCTCTGGGCTTGGTTCTGCTTGTTCGTCGGGGTCAACTTCACCAGTGGACTGGAATGCTAGTAGCGATATGCCGTCATGTGACTATACCAGCATAGACTGGAGCTTGGACAAAAGTTTCCTCCATTCGAAGCCCAACGGGTTGTGGGTCGGAATGGGTGGGCCGTACTCAAGGAGCAATGGTCACATGTACGATTCAGGTGCCGCAACCATGGGAGTCAACTCAGCTATGAGACCTTCAACCAATGTAAACGGTGTTCCTATCACAGGATTACAGGATGGTGGAGCAGCAACAGCTGATCCAACGGCTGCTAGTTCTCGAGAGTGGACATCGCCTTTCGAGGGGAAAGATCTTTTTAGCTTGCCTAGACAGTTTGTTTTTTCTCCCTCTCTGTAG
- the LOC141619359 gene encoding prohibitin-1, mitochondrial-like has product MNFQNVRVPGGGAASALVKVGIIGALGLYGAANSLYNVDGGHRAIVFNRLYGVKDKVYPEGTHFMIPWFERPVIYDVRARPHLVESTSGSRDLQMVKIGLRVLTRPVPDRLPTVYRTLGENYNERVLPSIIHETLKSVVAQYNASQLLTQREAVSREIRKILTERATQFNIALDDVSITMLTFGREFTQAIEAKQVAAQEAERAKFIVEKAEQDKKSAIIRAQGEAKSAQLIGQAIANNPAFITLRQIEASREIAHTLANAANKILLSSEDLLLNLNEKGTGAAAPAPARPAAAAATL; this is encoded by the exons ATGAATTTTCAAAACGTCAGAGTACCTGGAGGTGGGGCAGCTTCTGCTTTGGTTAAGGTTGGGATTATTGGGGCGCTCGGATTGTATGGTGCTGCCAACAGTTTGTACAATGTGGATGGAGGACATAGAGCCATTGTGTTCAATCGTCTCTATGGTGTCAAGGATAAG GTTTACCCTGAAGGGACACATTTTATGATTCCATGGTTTGAGAGGCCTGTCATTTACGATGTTCGTGCACGCCCTCATCTGGTAGAGAGTACGTCTGGGAGCCGTGATCTTCAAATG GTCAAGATTGGTCTTCGAGTTCTCACTCGTCCTGTTCCCGATAGGTTGCCTACTGTGTATCGTACTCTCGGTGAGAATTATAATGAAAGGGTCTTGCCTTCCATTATCCATGAAACTTTGAAATCTGTGGTTGCTCAATACAATGCAAGTCAACTTCTTACTCAGAGAGAG GCTGTGAGTAGGGAAATAAGGAAGATATTGACGGAAAGGGCCACACAGTTCAACATTGCCCTGGATGATGTTTCCATCACTATGCTTACATTCGGTAGAGAGTTTACCCAAGCAATTGAAGCTAAACAGGTGGCTGCACAAGAAGCTGAAAGAGCCAAGTTCATCGTAGAAAAGGCTGAGCAAGACAAAAAGAGTGCCATTATTAGAGCCCAG GGAGAGGCCAAGAGTGCTCAACTTATAGGTCAAGCAATTGCCAACAATCCGGCTTTTATCACATTGAGGCAAATTGAAGCATCAAGAGAGATAGCACACACCCTTGCTAATGCAGCTAACAAGATTCTTTTGAGTTCCGAGGATCTACTGCTGAACCTTAATGAAAAGGGCACAGGCGCGgctgctcctgctcctgctcgtcctgctgctgctgctgcaacCCTGTAA
- the LOC141619360 gene encoding putative E3 ubiquitin-protein ligase RHC1A, protein MSSGGGNTHWCYQCQQPVCPRRRGTVCPHCDGGFLQELQECGAGAAAGGGRGGGGGSGGNISGRYASIANRDGPDQLFGIIEAFESLMLRSSPEHRVRLMETLDAFMGQSRSLLASREQVPGRMSRSGGFEMFLNGNRPGTRGNNGDFFVQSGLHDLIQDLTVERRGPRGSVPAPQSAIDGMPTIKITRAHLQTDSHCPVCKDQFELGSEARQMPCNHIYHSDCIVPWLVRHNSCPVCRQEIGTGPNPSIGSRSAAGGNSRNDQNPGRRSPFSFLWPFRSSNTTNREYVETTRSSNPATTTANGENHEMHYSGWPFDY, encoded by the coding sequence ATGTCTAGTGGTGGAGGGAATACACACTGGTGTTACCAATGCCAGCAGCCGGTTTGCCCTCGAAGACGAGGCACAGTCTGTCCTCATTGTGATGGAGGGTTTCTACAAGAGTTACAAGAGTGTGGTGCTGGTGCTGCTGCTGGTGGAGGTAGAGGTGGCGGTGGCGGCAGTGGTGGTAATATCAGTGGTAGGTATGCCTCGATTGCGAATAGAGATGGTCCTGATCAATTGTTTGGAATAATTGAAGCGTTCGAGTCTTTAATGCTTCGGAGTAGCCCGGAGCACAGGGTCAGACTAATGGAAACTTTGGATGCTTTTATGGGCCAGAGTAGGTCTTTGTTGGCTTCTCGAGAGCAAGTACCGGGTAGGATGTCTAGAAGTGGTGGGTTTGAGATGTTTTTGAATGGAAACCGTCCAGGAACTCGTGGAAACAATGGAGATTTTTTTGTTCAGTCTGGCTTGCATGATTTGATACAAGACCTAACGGTTGAAAGGCGTGGACCGCGTGGTTCAGTTCCGGCTCCTCAATCTGCAATTGATGGAATGCCGACGATTAAGATAACTAGGGCCCACCTGCAGACTGATTCACACTGCCCTGTGTGTAAAGATCAGTTTGAATTGGGCTCGGAAGCAAGGCAAATGCCATGTAACCATATTTACCACTCTGATTGCATTGTCCCTTGGTTGGTCCGGCACAACTCATGCCCTGTTTGTCGCCAAGAAATAGGCACCGGTCCTAACCCAAGTATAGGCAGTAGAAGTGCCGCTGGTGGAAACTCGAGAAATGATCAGAACCCCGGAAGGAGGAGTCCATTCTCATTCCTGTGGCCTTTCCGCTCATCAAACACTACCAACAGAGAATATGTTGAAACAACCAGGAGCAGCAACCCAGCTACAACCACAGCTAATGGTGAGAATCACGAGATGCACTATTCCGGCTGGCCTTTTGATTACTAG